In Treponema denticola, one genomic interval encodes:
- a CDS encoding CvpA family protein, with the protein MRIGSADIVFLIILSFFVIKVTVTGFIDEFFSKAAVIVGGLVAFLFYKLLTPVITELLGGKSLSAVIAFLILFLSTYLIIKLVQVFLGSLFSSESLKNLDRSLGFCLGLVEGLIVIGVILMLINIQTFVSFDKILSESIFAKILSPFILDITKQF; encoded by the coding sequence ATGCGGATAGGAAGTGCCGATATAGTTTTTTTGATTATATTAAGTTTTTTTGTTATTAAGGTTACCGTAACCGGTTTTATAGACGAGTTTTTTTCAAAGGCTGCGGTTATTGTCGGCGGACTTGTAGCTTTTTTGTTTTATAAATTGCTTACCCCTGTAATTACCGAGCTTCTTGGAGGAAAATCCTTATCTGCCGTGATAGCCTTTTTGATTTTATTTTTATCTACTTATTTGATTATAAAATTGGTTCAAGTTTTTTTAGGCTCCCTTTTTTCAAGCGAGTCATTAAAAAATTTGGACAGGTCATTAGGTTTTTGTCTGGGCCTTGTAGAAGGCTTGATTGTCATAGGAGTTATCCTCATGCTTATCAATATCCAAACCTTTGTTTCATTCGATAAAATATTAAGTGAAAGCATTTTTGCGAAAATCCTTTCTCCATTTATTTTAGATATTACCAAGCAGTTTTAG
- the murG gene encoding undecaprenyldiphospho-muramoylpentapeptide beta-N-acetylglucosaminyltransferase, with amino-acid sequence MKCVVFTGGGTGGHIFPGLAVAEALSSSLECRIVWIGSAKGVDRKIVESSELYSASPSVLEFIGIPAGKLRRYFSFQNFIDVFKVAAGFIKSFFILLKLKPVLVFSKGGFVSVPPCAAAKFLKIPVITHECDFSPGLATRINSKFANRILVSYQETAELLPASLRSKVICTGNPVRLSFYSGRPEKGRSFLNIKSNLPVLFVLGGSLGARQLNDLISDSIEYLVKHFVVVHQIGEANMDQGQKIKEGLLKSSPEFAENYKPYPFIKKEMADVLSLSSIVVSRAGANTVWESAAAGKPMILVPLEKGSSRGDQIENAEFFKKKGSAEILLGEDVRSDIFIKLLRDLGFEENISGNERLKNMAQASAALAGEKPALVIADFLKSFFTSKNEDL; translated from the coding sequence ATGAAATGTGTTGTTTTTACAGGAGGCGGAACGGGGGGGCATATTTTTCCCGGACTTGCCGTTGCAGAGGCTTTGAGCTCTTCTTTGGAATGCAGAATAGTCTGGATCGGCTCTGCTAAGGGAGTTGACCGCAAAATAGTTGAATCTTCCGAGCTTTACTCGGCTTCTCCTTCAGTTCTTGAATTCATAGGTATTCCTGCCGGAAAATTGAGGCGGTATTTTAGTTTTCAAAACTTTATAGATGTTTTTAAGGTTGCGGCAGGCTTTATAAAGTCCTTTTTTATTCTTTTAAAGTTAAAACCTGTTTTGGTTTTTTCTAAGGGCGGCTTTGTTTCGGTTCCTCCCTGTGCCGCTGCAAAATTCTTAAAAATTCCGGTTATCACTCACGAGTGTGATTTTTCGCCCGGCCTTGCAACAAGGATTAATTCTAAATTTGCAAACCGTATTTTGGTTTCATATCAAGAAACAGCGGAGCTTTTGCCGGCTTCTCTCCGTTCAAAGGTTATATGTACGGGAAATCCCGTCCGCTTAAGTTTTTATTCGGGCAGGCCAGAAAAGGGGCGTTCTTTTTTAAACATAAAATCGAACTTACCTGTTTTGTTTGTTTTAGGCGGAAGTCTCGGTGCAAGACAGTTAAACGATTTGATTTCCGATTCAATCGAATATCTTGTAAAGCATTTTGTTGTGGTTCATCAGATTGGGGAAGCCAATATGGATCAGGGACAAAAAATTAAAGAAGGCCTTTTAAAGTCCTCCCCCGAATTTGCAGAAAACTATAAACCCTATCCCTTTATAAAAAAGGAGATGGCCGATGTTTTAAGCCTTTCTTCGATTGTGGTGTCGCGGGCAGGAGCCAATACGGTTTGGGAATCGGCAGCTGCCGGTAAGCCTATGATTTTGGTTCCTCTTGAAAAGGGAAGCTCCCGCGGCGATCAAATAGAAAATGCCGAATTCTTTAAGAAAAAAGGTTCCGCAGAAATTCTTTTGGGCGAAGATGTAAGGTCCGATATTTTTATAAAGCTTTTGCGGGATCTTGGTTTTGAAGAAAACATAAGCGGAAACGAAAGGCTAAAAAATATGGCTCAGGCTTCTGCCGCCTTGGCAGGTGAAAAACCTGCCCTCGTAATTGCTGACTTTTTAAAAAGCTTTTTTACATCTAAGAATGAAGATCTTTAA
- a CDS encoding BrnT family toxin encodes MGKTIISNDNRFEWDEEKNLANIEKHGIDFEEILEVFDDPAFLTGYDFENSEKEDRYYGIGNLNGILIVLVFFTEKKNRIRLISARQADKDLSEEYYDYFKKINS; translated from the coding sequence ATGGGGAAAACAATTATAAGTAATGATAATCGTTTTGAATGGGATGAAGAGAAAAATCTTGCTAATATTGAAAAGCATGGAATAGACTTTGAAGAAATATTGGAAGTATTTGATGATCCAGCCTTTTTAACAGGATATGATTTTGAAAATTCCGAAAAAGAAGATAGATATTACGGAATTGGAAATTTGAACGGAATATTGATAGTGTTGGTCTTTTTTACCGAGAAAAAAAACAGAATACGGTTAATATCTGCACGGCAAGCAGATAAAGACTTGAGTGAGGAATATTATGATTACTTCAAAAAAATTAACAGCTGA
- a CDS encoding BrnA antitoxin family protein, whose product MITSKKLTAERLEEIKNYPISYDEDSPKLTKEQIARLRPAHEEYWNVTPIKKTISIKIDADILAVLQSLGKGYQTRINSILRKAITTGDY is encoded by the coding sequence ATGATTACTTCAAAAAAATTAACAGCTGAAAGATTGGAAGAAATAAAAAATTATCCTATATCGTATGATGAGGATAGTCCAAAACTGACAAAGGAACAAATTGCAAGACTAAGGCCGGCTCATGAAGAATATTGGAATGTAACGCCAATTAAAAAAACAATTTCGATAAAAATAGATGCCGATATTCTTGCAGTACTTCAGTCTTTAGGTAAAGGCTATCAGACAAGAATAAACAGTATTTTAAGGAAAGCTATTACTACAGGAGATTATTAA
- a CDS encoding ribonuclease catalytic domain-containing protein has protein sequence MNTNAIVLYKNRPALIKGQADGKFEIETETGIKKVREKDFSVLAPSNSSSLKNILTAACPEPDFNEAADFFEEGTALFSEISELVWENLNPEQMWAAWLLVSASPLFIAESPDIPIKIRTKEEAEAIAAAALKKETEKQAEEQERKEFISSLSKFIKEKKEENFDLKKYSHFLQEIEALALEKTDKSKLLNETHLKETPESAHKILISTGYWKIEKNPYPTRFKHPLNSPKLELPPIEHNKKYEDLTHLTSYAIDNEGSTDPDDAVCFDGENLWIHIANPADIITPDSKSDMDARKRGATLYIPEGVSRMLGESAVDAFALGLHDDSYALSFKLKLNDSAEILDVDILRTKIKVSCISFETADEEKMNTNLKPLFEIAEKNRKKREAAGAVSIDMPEVQIKVETENDNQKGFISPYNFTESFLMIKEMMLLAGEAAARFAFKNNIPFQYVSQEAPELPKKLPEGLAGEYRKRKAMRPRNVGTIPAMHSALGIAMYSQITSPLRRYGDLVAHQQLLKFIDGNEVMKTDDLLMRIAAGDIAGKNCSYAERASRQHWTLIYLLQNPDWQGEAVILETIKNTARISIPSIGYETEMRLKKELSINERINIKAEDIDIPNLTVRFVQV, from the coding sequence ATGAATACAAATGCAATCGTCTTATATAAAAACCGTCCGGCTCTTATAAAAGGACAGGCTGACGGAAAATTTGAAATAGAAACGGAAACGGGCATCAAAAAGGTGCGCGAAAAAGATTTTTCCGTTTTGGCTCCAAGTAACTCCTCATCGCTAAAAAACATTTTGACCGCTGCTTGTCCCGAACCTGACTTTAATGAAGCCGCCGACTTTTTTGAAGAAGGAACAGCCCTCTTCTCTGAAATAAGCGAATTGGTTTGGGAAAATTTAAATCCGGAACAAATGTGGGCAGCTTGGCTTTTAGTATCGGCTTCCCCTCTTTTTATTGCAGAAAGCCCGGACATTCCTATTAAGATAAGAACAAAAGAAGAAGCTGAGGCCATAGCCGCTGCTGCACTAAAAAAAGAAACCGAAAAACAAGCGGAAGAGCAAGAGCGGAAAGAATTTATAAGCAGCCTATCAAAATTTATAAAAGAAAAAAAGGAAGAAAATTTCGACTTAAAAAAATACTCTCATTTTTTACAGGAAATAGAAGCCCTTGCTTTGGAAAAAACCGACAAATCAAAACTCTTAAATGAAACTCACTTAAAAGAAACTCCTGAATCGGCCCATAAGATTTTAATTAGTACGGGCTATTGGAAGATAGAAAAAAATCCCTACCCCACCCGCTTTAAGCATCCGTTAAATTCGCCTAAGCTGGAATTGCCTCCTATCGAACACAACAAAAAATACGAAGACCTGACTCATCTTACCTCCTATGCAATCGACAACGAGGGCAGCACCGATCCGGACGATGCCGTATGCTTTGACGGAGAAAACTTATGGATTCACATTGCAAACCCTGCCGACATAATTACCCCCGATTCCAAAAGCGATATGGACGCAAGGAAACGGGGTGCGACCCTTTACATTCCTGAAGGCGTATCCCGAATGTTGGGAGAATCGGCAGTCGATGCCTTTGCCCTCGGCCTACATGATGACTCTTATGCCCTGTCGTTTAAACTTAAGCTAAATGACTCGGCTGAAATTCTCGATGTAGATATTTTGCGTACCAAAATAAAAGTAAGCTGTATAAGTTTTGAAACGGCCGATGAAGAAAAGATGAATACAAACCTAAAACCTCTTTTTGAAATAGCCGAAAAAAACAGAAAGAAACGGGAAGCTGCAGGAGCTGTTTCGATAGACATGCCGGAAGTTCAAATCAAGGTAGAAACCGAAAATGACAACCAAAAAGGTTTTATAAGCCCGTATAATTTTACGGAATCTTTTTTGATGATAAAGGAAATGATGCTCCTTGCAGGAGAGGCCGCCGCCCGCTTTGCTTTTAAAAATAATATTCCGTTTCAGTATGTAAGTCAGGAAGCTCCCGAATTACCGAAAAAACTTCCCGAAGGCCTTGCGGGCGAATACCGAAAAAGAAAAGCTATGAGGCCGAGAAATGTGGGTACAATTCCTGCAATGCATTCAGCCCTAGGAATTGCAATGTACAGTCAAATTACAAGCCCCCTCCGCCGCTATGGAGACTTGGTTGCCCATCAACAGCTTTTAAAATTTATCGACGGAAACGAGGTAATGAAAACCGATGACCTTCTTATGAGAATAGCGGCGGGAGACATTGCAGGCAAAAATTGTTCCTATGCTGAAAGAGCCTCGCGTCAACATTGGACTCTGATCTATCTATTACAAAACCCTGACTGGCAAGGAGAAGCCGTAATTTTGGAAACAATAAAAAACACGGCTCGCATTTCCATTCCGTCTATCGGCTATGAAACCGAAATGAGATTAAAAAAAGAATTATCGATTAACGAACGCATAAACATAAAAGCCGAGGATATAGATATTCCGAATCTGACTGTAAGATTTGTGCAGGTGTAA
- a CDS encoding NAD(P)H-hydrate dehydratase has translation MQNVFYSLRELDKRAEEDFNLKNGILMENAARGSAEKIKNLFPFKKGDEKKTLQIVCGSGDNGGDGLALVRILADDFNIHVIILKEPKSELCKLQYERLKALNIRTAKNILPESDILFDAFLGTGLKGLLKAEDKKTIEKINKVKAFKIACDIPSGLNLDGEASPNAVLCNMTFSMGALKQAFYSDEAKDITGKIEVIDLGLPRSSYEQNEKPNVFLLEKEDMLLPSRKKQNTHKGSFGHAGIIVGEKNRAALLAASAALEFGAGLVTLIGENRERPKNLKADFMYDGKFEAGKLNVKKFTSIAIGQGLGRKNDELFSILKIKETQSIPIVIDADIFYYAELKKILPKLSAAVLTPHPKEFSSLLNITGLDNLSIEEIQKKRFISALSFSKKFPKLVLVLKGANTLIAHDGKIFINTLGSSSLSKAGSGDVLTGLICSLLAQGYKPLDAAITGSLAHSLASQNAGASYSLTASKLIKNLEKLEAARQVK, from the coding sequence ATGCAAAATGTTTTTTATTCTTTAAGGGAATTGGATAAAAGAGCCGAAGAAGATTTTAATTTAAAAAACGGAATCTTAATGGAAAACGCAGCCCGCGGTTCAGCAGAAAAAATTAAAAATCTTTTTCCTTTTAAAAAAGGCGATGAAAAAAAAACTCTACAGATTGTCTGCGGTTCGGGCGACAACGGCGGAGACGGGCTCGCCCTTGTAAGAATCTTAGCCGATGATTTTAATATTCATGTTATAATTTTAAAGGAGCCGAAGTCTGAATTATGTAAACTACAATACGAAAGATTAAAAGCCTTAAATATAAGGACTGCTAAAAACATCTTGCCCGAATCGGATATTCTTTTTGATGCATTTTTGGGCACCGGCTTAAAAGGGCTTTTAAAAGCCGAGGATAAAAAAACAATAGAGAAGATAAATAAGGTCAAGGCCTTTAAGATAGCCTGCGATATACCGAGCGGCTTAAACCTTGATGGAGAAGCAAGCCCCAATGCAGTTCTATGTAACATGACCTTTTCGATGGGAGCCTTAAAGCAGGCCTTTTATTCGGATGAGGCAAAGGATATTACGGGAAAAATCGAGGTCATAGACCTAGGCCTCCCCCGCTCATCCTACGAGCAAAACGAAAAGCCAAATGTTTTTTTACTCGAAAAAGAAGATATGCTTCTCCCTTCAAGAAAAAAACAAAACACCCATAAGGGAAGCTTCGGTCATGCAGGAATAATTGTAGGAGAAAAAAACCGGGCAGCACTTTTGGCAGCTTCTGCCGCCTTGGAATTCGGTGCAGGCCTTGTAACATTGATAGGAGAAAATCGGGAAAGGCCTAAAAACCTAAAAGCCGATTTTATGTATGACGGCAAATTTGAGGCCGGCAAATTGAATGTTAAAAAATTTACAAGCATCGCAATAGGTCAAGGACTTGGAAGAAAAAACGATGAACTTTTTTCTATCCTAAAAATAAAAGAAACACAATCAATACCCATAGTCATAGATGCGGATATCTTTTATTATGCCGAACTAAAAAAAATCTTACCCAAATTAAGTGCCGCCGTTTTAACTCCTCACCCAAAAGAATTTTCTTCACTTTTAAATATCACCGGTTTGGATAATTTGAGCATTGAAGAAATACAAAAAAAACGCTTTATATCGGCCTTAAGTTTTTCAAAAAAATTTCCTAAGCTTGTGCTCGTACTAAAGGGAGCTAATACCTTAATAGCTCATGACGGAAAAATATTTATCAATACTTTAGGATCTTCCTCTCTTTCAAAGGCGGGTTCAGGCGATGTGCTGACAGGTCTTATATGCTCCCTCTTGGCCCAAGGCTATAAACCTCTTGATGCTGCAATTACGGGGAGCCTCGCCCACAGCCTTGCTTCTCAAAATGCAGGAGCAAGCTATAGCTTAACGGCAAGCAAGCTCATTAAAAATTTGGAAAAACTGGAAGCGGCACGGCAGGTAAAATAA
- the uvrB gene encoding excinuclease ABC subunit UvrB produces MKQFKLISDYKPSGDQGEAIKALSDGIIAGDKFQTLKGVTGSGKTFTMANIIQAVQKPTLIISHNKTLAAQLYREFKTFFPENAVEYFVSYYDYYQPEAYVPARDLYIEKDASINDEIDRLRLSATFSLMERRDVIVVSTVSCIYGLGLPESWRDLRITIEKGESIEIEKLKKQLISLQYERNDAVLERGRFRVKGDVMEIFPAYMEDAYRLEFDWEEIVRIRKFNPISGEVIQEYEELSIYPAKHFVMPEDAIPNALERIKKELEERLNVLNKEGKLLEAERLKTRTEYDIEMLSEMGYCPGIENYSAPIANRKPGEPPATLFHYFPDDFLLFMDESHVTFPQVGAMYEGDRSRKQNLVDFGFRLPCALDNRPLKIDEFEKMLNQAVFVSATPGPKEIKYSTRIVEQVIRPTGLLDPIIEIHKSEGQMEHIYGEVKKRIALNERSLILTLTKKMAEDLTDYLTGLGLKVKYIHSEVETIERVEILKGLRAGEFDVLIGINLLREGIDLPEVSFIGILDADKIGFLRSTTSLIQIVGRAARNENGKVVMYADRISDAMKETIEETNRRRAIQEAYNKEHGITPKTIKKAIEDILTRENEIKKEAALAEAGPLINSLNILNPADRKKLIKKLEAQMAEYADMLMFEEAAVIRDKIEEVRRIGS; encoded by the coding sequence ATGAAGCAGTTTAAACTTATTTCGGATTATAAACCTTCAGGAGATCAGGGAGAAGCTATCAAGGCTCTTTCAGACGGAATAATTGCAGGCGACAAATTTCAAACGCTCAAAGGAGTTACGGGATCGGGAAAAACTTTTACAATGGCAAATATTATTCAAGCCGTACAAAAACCGACCCTAATCATAAGCCACAATAAAACCCTTGCCGCCCAGCTTTACAGGGAATTTAAAACCTTTTTCCCTGAAAATGCCGTCGAATACTTTGTTTCATATTACGACTACTATCAGCCTGAAGCCTATGTTCCCGCACGCGACCTTTATATAGAAAAGGACGCTTCAATCAATGACGAAATCGACCGCCTCCGCCTATCGGCAACCTTCAGCCTTATGGAACGCCGAGACGTAATCGTCGTTTCCACCGTTTCCTGTATTTACGGTTTGGGGCTTCCCGAATCGTGGCGAGACTTGCGCATAACCATAGAAAAAGGCGAAAGCATCGAAATCGAAAAATTAAAAAAGCAGTTGATAAGTTTGCAATATGAAAGAAACGATGCAGTCCTTGAAAGAGGCCGCTTCCGCGTCAAAGGTGATGTTATGGAAATTTTCCCGGCCTACATGGAAGATGCCTACCGCCTTGAATTCGATTGGGAAGAAATTGTGCGCATCAGAAAATTCAATCCGATTTCGGGTGAGGTAATACAGGAATACGAAGAGCTTTCAATTTATCCTGCAAAACACTTTGTAATGCCCGAAGATGCAATTCCCAATGCTCTTGAAAGAATAAAAAAAGAATTGGAAGAAAGGCTGAATGTTTTAAATAAGGAAGGAAAGCTCCTTGAAGCAGAAAGGCTAAAAACCCGCACCGAATACGATATCGAAATGCTTTCCGAAATGGGTTATTGCCCCGGCATCGAAAATTACTCGGCTCCAATCGCAAACCGGAAACCCGGAGAGCCTCCCGCTACCCTCTTTCATTATTTTCCCGATGACTTTTTATTGTTCATGGATGAAAGCCATGTAACATTTCCTCAAGTGGGAGCCATGTATGAAGGAGACCGCAGCCGCAAACAAAATCTTGTAGACTTCGGTTTCCGTCTTCCTTGTGCCTTAGATAACCGCCCTTTAAAAATCGACGAGTTTGAAAAGATGCTTAATCAGGCTGTTTTTGTTTCCGCAACCCCCGGCCCTAAAGAAATAAAATACTCTACCCGCATTGTCGAACAAGTAATACGCCCTACAGGCCTTTTGGATCCGATAATCGAGATTCATAAAAGCGAAGGCCAGATGGAACATATCTACGGAGAAGTAAAAAAACGCATTGCCTTAAACGAACGCAGCCTAATTTTAACTCTTACAAAAAAAATGGCGGAAGACTTAACCGATTATCTTACAGGGCTCGGTCTCAAAGTAAAATATATCCACAGCGAAGTTGAAACAATTGAGCGTGTCGAAATTCTAAAGGGCTTGCGAGCAGGGGAATTTGATGTACTTATAGGAATCAACCTTTTAAGAGAGGGCATCGACTTACCCGAAGTTTCTTTTATCGGAATTCTCGATGCAGATAAGATAGGCTTTTTGCGTTCTACTACAAGTCTTATTCAGATTGTAGGACGGGCAGCCAGAAACGAAAATGGTAAGGTAGTTATGTATGCCGACAGGATAAGCGATGCCATGAAAGAAACTATCGAAGAAACAAACCGCCGCCGTGCTATTCAGGAAGCCTATAACAAGGAACACGGTATAACGCCCAAGACAATCAAAAAAGCGATTGAAGATATTTTAACGCGGGAAAATGAAATTAAAAAAGAAGCAGCCCTTGCAGAAGCCGGCCCCCTCATCAACAGCCTAAACATTTTAAATCCTGCAGACAGAAAAAAACTTATCAAAAAACTTGAAGCCCAGATGGCCGAATATGCCGACATGCTCATGTTTGAAGAAGCAGCAGTCATAAGAGACAAAATAGAAGAAGTAAGGCGGATAGGAAGTTAA
- a CDS encoding TetR/AcrR family transcriptional regulator — MANKNHELDKPIIEAAKQEFLKNGFQETSINIIAQKAGVTTGAIYTRYKGKDELFCSLMEDFFKSINDTRLKNKSSYMNYYTDKNFNNFIKSILKETADYIDILFNYYDECKLLLCCSNGSSIEKKLHKIINNKITETKQFIKKNTSSNISDVQLDFVELVMQQQLNAYSMIIKKGYGKEETIEYIKTMGEFIAAGWKKIFKNLLK, encoded by the coding sequence ATGGCTAATAAAAATCATGAATTGGATAAGCCGATAATTGAAGCGGCAAAACAAGAATTCTTAAAGAACGGATTTCAAGAAACCTCTATCAATATAATTGCCCAAAAAGCGGGAGTTACAACAGGAGCAATATATACTCGTTATAAAGGCAAAGATGAACTTTTTTGCAGCCTTATGGAAGATTTTTTTAAATCGATAAATGACACAAGATTAAAAAACAAATCATCATATATGAACTATTATACGGATAAAAATTTTAATAATTTTATTAAGAGTATATTAAAAGAAACAGCCGACTATATAGATATTTTGTTTAATTATTATGACGAATGTAAACTATTATTATGCTGCAGTAACGGCAGTTCTATAGAAAAAAAGCTTCATAAGATAATAAACAATAAAATAACTGAAACAAAACAATTTATCAAAAAAAATACATCTTCAAATATCAGTGATGTACAATTAGATTTTGTAGAATTAGTGATGCAGCAGCAACTCAATGCATACTCGATGATCATAAAAAAAGGATATGGTAAAGAAGAAACTATTGAGTATATAAAAACAATGGGAGAATTTATTGCTGCAGGTTGGAAAAAGATTTTCAAAAATCTTTTAAAATAA
- a CDS encoding ATP-binding cassette domain-containing protein — MDDINEELKPILDFKISFSYNAKNEKAIKDIRGIIPKGKCIVLCGESGCGKSTILRCLNHLIPEFYEGIFEGFIKIDGEDTVNKTIGEVGNKISSVFQDPRSQFFSLESDIEIAFGLENKGINSNEIKKRVDNAFLKFGLEYLRNREVFKLSSGERQLIAIMAAWAMNSDIILLDEPTANLDYTAIKKLTELLLLLKNEGKTLIISEHRLYYLHDLADEYWLIKNGYIFEKYDKDIFLKLSQNDLKNIGLRVNDINQIELPPKKEEFYNQENVLEVKNISFKYGKKRILNDISFKLNSNEITCIIGQNGAGKTTLGKCLCGLLKPTQGKIYLNGKAMKYDDLYRNSLFIMQESEFQFFTNSVIGELKYGIDSSKYDEIEPLLKEFDMWNLRNRHPFSLSGGQMQKLTLMTAYLSSKKLIILDEPTSGLDKWSMDLCVKLIDKMKKGKIVLLISHDLEFIAAVAEQYFKIEDGKIQQTCKLKDIKTLITILDNGSSQHSEIKLKKDKPLDPRVSLFFLGLCMFSIGIDNKVLIQTYSLFLLIFSLINKRYKTFFIYLIVLCLIYGLEILFPNTATIFMANLLPRYILIFMIFPVLLGGRGATNMLAGLRKIRVPERLILILSVSFRFFPVLNNDFKLLKQSIKNRKNYEEKNILKKVFLHCEALITSIIFRVIRIAETLSASAETRGISMKNKKTSYIGLKFGVQDYFVMIVLASVSVISIFLK; from the coding sequence ATGGACGATATAAATGAGGAACTTAAACCTATTTTAGATTTTAAAATCAGTTTTTCTTATAATGCAAAAAACGAAAAAGCAATAAAGGATATACGTGGAATAATACCAAAGGGAAAGTGTATTGTACTTTGCGGAGAAAGCGGCTGCGGTAAATCAACAATTTTAAGATGTTTAAATCATTTAATCCCGGAATTTTATGAAGGAATATTTGAAGGGTTTATTAAAATAGATGGGGAAGACACTGTAAACAAAACAATCGGAGAAGTAGGAAATAAAATTTCATCGGTTTTTCAAGACCCCAGAAGTCAGTTTTTTTCTTTAGAAAGTGATATTGAAATTGCTTTCGGCTTAGAAAACAAGGGCATAAATTCAAACGAGATAAAAAAAAGAGTCGATAATGCTTTTTTAAAATTCGGATTAGAATATTTAAGAAATAGAGAGGTGTTTAAACTCTCAAGCGGAGAACGCCAACTTATTGCAATAATGGCAGCATGGGCTATGAACTCCGATATTATTTTACTGGACGAACCCACTGCAAATTTGGACTATACGGCAATAAAAAAATTAACGGAACTTTTATTACTCTTAAAGAATGAAGGCAAGACTCTTATTATAAGTGAACACAGGCTATATTATCTGCATGATTTAGCTGATGAATACTGGCTTATAAAAAACGGTTATATTTTTGAAAAATATGATAAAGATATATTTTTAAAACTCTCACAAAACGATTTAAAAAATATCGGTTTAAGAGTTAATGACATAAATCAAATAGAACTGCCGCCCAAAAAAGAGGAATTTTATAATCAAGAAAATGTATTGGAAGTTAAAAACATTTCTTTTAAATACGGCAAAAAAAGAATCCTTAATGATATATCTTTTAAACTTAATTCTAATGAAATTACCTGTATTATAGGACAAAACGGTGCAGGAAAAACAACATTAGGAAAATGCTTGTGCGGTTTATTAAAACCTACACAAGGAAAAATATATCTTAATGGAAAGGCTATGAAATATGATGATTTATATCGAAACAGTCTTTTTATAATGCAGGAATCTGAATTCCAATTTTTTACAAATTCGGTAATCGGAGAACTTAAATACGGTATAGACAGTTCCAAATACGATGAGATAGAACCCTTATTAAAAGAATTTGACATGTGGAATCTTAGAAATAGACACCCTTTTTCGCTTTCAGGAGGACAAATGCAAAAACTTACATTGATGACAGCATATTTATCAAGCAAAAAACTGATTATTTTAGATGAACCCACCTCAGGACTTGATAAATGGAGTATGGATTTATGTGTAAAGCTCATCGATAAAATGAAAAAAGGAAAAATTGTTTTATTGATAAGTCATGATTTGGAATTCATTGCAGCCGTTGCCGAACAATATTTTAAAATAGAAGACGGCAAAATACAACAAACATGCAAGCTAAAAGATATAAAAACTCTTATAACAATATTAGACAACGGCTCTTCCCAACACAGTGAAATCAAATTAAAAAAAGACAAACCATTAGATCCGCGAGTCAGCCTGTTCTTTTTAGGTCTTTGTATGTTTTCAATCGGAATAGATAATAAGGTCCTAATTCAAACATACAGCTTATTTTTATTAATATTTTCGCTTATCAACAAAAGATATAAAACTTTTTTTATATATTTAATTGTTTTATGTCTTATTTACGGACTTGAAATACTATTTCCCAATACAGCCACCATATTTATGGCAAATCTATTGCCGAGGTATATTTTAATATTTATGATCTTCCCTGTTCTTCTTGGAGGAAGAGGAGCAACCAATATGCTGGCAGGTTTAAGAAAAATCAGAGTACCGGAAAGGCTGATACTGATTCTTTCCGTTTCATTTCGATTTTTTCCGGTACTCAACAATGATTTTAAATTACTAAAACAATCAATAAAGAACAGAAAAAATTACGAAGAAAAAAACATATTAAAAAAAGTTTTTCTGCATTGCGAAGCTCTTATTACCTCAATTATATTTAGAGTAATAAGAATAGCAGAAACATTATCCGCTTCTGCAGAAACAAGGGGCATAAGTATGAAAAATAAAAAAACTTCATATATTGGATTGAAATTCGGAGTACAAGATTATTTTGTGATGATAGTCTTAGCTTCAGTTTCAGTTATAAGTATATTTTTAAAATAA